The DNA segment TTGAGTTGTGTAGAAACTAATGGCGTGCGCTCCCAGGGTAAACTCGTTCATAAACCGCTCTAAGCTAGCGGAGTTTAGATAGAACGCGGATGAGGCGGATGCGGCGGATTTTCACGGATTGATCCGAGTTGATCAGCCGAATCCGTGTCATCCGCGTTCCATGAGCTTCTTATTAACTTAATGCCATCGCGGTCAGCAGCGGGGTCGTTGCGTCAGATATAATTGCGTGCGGTATCGTAACAACAACACTCCTCCAACCTGCTGCTCTCGCTCACATACCGCAGCAATCTCATCAAGCAGTGGTCGTTGCCGTTCAGGCGGCATGCTGCGAACATAGGAGTAAGTACTGACCAAACCAAGAACCTGCTCAGTCGTTGGAAAAAGGTCCATGACAAATTCGAATGTTTGAACCGGCGCGAAAAGCCCTGAGCGATTGACCACGCTTTGCCAATCTTTGCTGCGATAATGACGATCATATTGCGGATTGTAGTGCTCGATCAGTCGTTCCAGTTCTGCCAACCAAGCAACGTGCCGCCAATCCTGATTATTCCAGAGCAACGCCATGCCCCCGCCCGGCTTGAGCACACGATGCATTTCCGATAATGCTGCGTCCGCCTGAAACCAATGAAAGGCCTGTCCGCATACCATCGCGTGGACCGACTGATCGCGCAGCGGAATAGCTTCAGCCAGGCCGCCCACAACCTGAATCGGCCATCGTCGCTGGTGCGCAATTCGGGCCAGACAGTTTCGCATCTGAGCGAGCGGCTCAACTGCTACCACCTGAAAACCACGCGCGGCGAACATCCCGCCCAGCGTGCCCGTGCCAGCCGCCAGATCACAGACCAGCGCATGGGGGCCGAGCTGCCATCGTTCCAGCATCATCTCAATCGCTGCGTCTGGATAGCTCGGACGAAACTGCGCATAAGCATCGGCGTAGCAATCGAACAGTTGTGCTTGAGGGTTGAGCATTTCACCCAGAGCGCCGAATGCTGCATTCACTATGAGTGATCATTGCTTGGCGGCAGGTTTAACAAACTTCGCGTCGTCAATCTCCACGTTATACTTGACCTCGGTGAGTTTCATCACCATCTCGCCCGATGGCGCTTTCATCACCAGTTGGAACGGTATTTTGACGCCGTCCACCACGCGATAATCAGAAGGATACGATTCCATGTTGAGCGTGCCATACGGCGTCTCGCTGACCACATCTGAGCGCACAAGCAGAAATGTTTCCGTATCGAAGTAGCGCGTCACCGGCTTGCCGACAGTCGGCGTTAAGCGAATGACGTAGGTGTTGCGGTCGCCCACTTTTTGCGTGCCTATCAGTTCAGCCTTCTCATAAAGCTCACGCCATTTCAGATCGGCATGAAACGTCGCCTCGCGCTTGAAGTTGGCCAGTTCAGCGCCTTCTAGGTTGCGTAATCCTAAGAACGGGTCCTGACCCCAGCCGACCTGTCCATCGTAGCCTTGCAGGAACTGACCAATGCCGTCAATGTTCTGCACGAGCAAAAACTTGGTCGGCGCCTTCGCATAGGTTTCCATCGTGCCACGAATGTTCTGGCCGACGATCTCCATCGTGCCTTTGGAAACCGAGCTAGTCAGCTTCTGGTAGGCCGCCCGTCCGCCCGTCGCTTCAATGTACTTTTCCAGCACTTGTTCAGCAGTGATCTCCGGTTTCTTTTCGGCCACAGCGTCTGATTGCTTTTGTTCAGGCGCAGGCGGTGTCGCCTGTTGAGCCCAGCCGATGATCACACAAAAAACAAAACCGACAATCAACATTCCAAAAGTCTTTTTCATCGGGTTCCTTCCTTTGTCCTCTGTCATTGATTGGACGCGCTCGCCACCTTGGTGGCAGGTTGTTGTTTCAGAAGCGTGGCGACCGCTTTTTGCACAACCGGATCATATCCAGCCAACAGCTCACGGCGCGTCAGATGCACCAGCACGTCTGGCGTGACGCCGCGACCTTCCAACAACACTCCTTTGGGTGTTTTGAAGTCGGCAAACGCATATTGCAATCGCGCGCCGATAGGCAAGACTTCGATGACTGACGGCATCACCATCCCCGCCGATGGATGGCCGACGATGATGGCACGCCCATTTTCTTGCATGCCGCCGGCCAGCACTTCGGCCGTGCTGGCGCTGCCTTCGTCCACCAGAATGACCAGTGGCCCCCTGTAGGCCGGCTGTTCCTGTGTAGGCAAAATCGTAAACTTCATCTGCCCTTGTTGTGTTTGCATCGTGCCGAGCGTCGTCGGTTCAGTGTAAAACAGACGTGCCACGCTCATGGCCATCGCGCCGACGCCGCCCGGATTGCCACGCAGGTCCAGGATGATGCCCGGCGCATCCTGAAACGATGCAATCGCCTGTTGAATGCGAGGCAATAGCGGCATCAGAAACACATTGAAGCGCAGATAACCGATGTTGTGTTGAAGGCGCTTGCTCTCCAGCTCAGCGCTCAGCACGGGTAATTCGCCGAACTTGACTGGCTCGCCAGGACGTTGTCGCCGCTTCAACGTGGCCGACCGAACGCGATCGTACTGATCCAGATAACGCACGCGCACGGTGGAGCCAATCGGCCCGCTCAGTCGCGCCACTACTACCTCCCTGAACATCATGTGTCCAAGTGACGGTCGCTCACTGGGCGAGGCGGCCTGTTTCACCAGCTCGCTCAGCGGCCTCTCATTGATGTGAGTGACGATGAAACCGGGCCGCAATCGAGCCAGCGCCGCCGGCGATTGCGGCTCCACACGCAAGATCGTGGGGCGACCTTCAACCAGCCGAATCTCCATGCCCACGTCGCCATCACCGCCGGCCTCGTCCGGATCATCATTAGAATTGGCCGACGGCTCACGCCCCTCACCATACGCCGACGGCGGGATGATCTGGAAATGCGATGTGCGCAATTCTCCCAGCATCTGATTGAGCAGCGCGTAAAGCTCATCATCAGTCTTGACCGCTGCCACTCGTGGCGCATATTGCTCGCGCACCTCGTCCCAGTTGACGCCGTTGAACTGAGGATCATAGTACTTCTCTTTGACGCGCCTCCAGACGAATTCAAACGTCTCGCGCCGCAGCTCTGGCGACGATTGTCCGGCCAACGCGAAAGCGCCGGCCGAGAGCAACAATACCAAAATCGCCAGACAAGCAACCCGAATCGGCCATTTCTTCATACGCACTCGTGTTTCTCCTGCACGGATGGCCATTATAGCGAACCTCACGGCAGGAAGTAAAAAGCGATTCCTAAAATCAGATAAACAGCCAACAACTGGACGCCTTCCATCCAGTTCGATTCACCATCCAGCGAGATCAAACTGACCGTGCCGACA comes from the Blastocatellia bacterium genome and includes:
- a CDS encoding class I SAM-dependent methyltransferase, producing MNAAFGALGEMLNPQAQLFDCYADAYAQFRPSYPDAAIEMMLERWQLGPHALVCDLAAGTGTLGGMFAARGFQVVAVEPLAQMRNCLARIAHQRRWPIQVVGGLAEAIPLRDQSVHAMVCGQAFHWFQADAALSEMHRVLKPGGGMALLWNNQDWRHVAWLAELERLIEHYNPQYDRHYRSKDWQSVVNRSGLFAPVQTFEFVMDLFPTTEQVLGLVSTYSYVRSMPPERQRPLLDEIAAVCEREQQVGGVLLLRYRTQLYLTQRPRC
- a CDS encoding outer membrane lipoprotein-sorting protein is translated as MKKTFGMLIVGFVFCVIIGWAQQATPPAPEQKQSDAVAEKKPEITAEQVLEKYIEATGGRAAYQKLTSSVSKGTMEIVGQNIRGTMETYAKAPTKFLLVQNIDGIGQFLQGYDGQVGWGQDPFLGLRNLEGAELANFKREATFHADLKWRELYEKAELIGTQKVGDRNTYVIRLTPTVGKPVTRYFDTETFLLVRSDVVSETPYGTLNMESYPSDYRVVDGVKIPFQLVMKAPSGEMVMKLTEVKYNVEIDDAKFVKPAAKQ
- a CDS encoding S41 family peptidase — protein: MKKWPIRVACLAILVLLLSAGAFALAGQSSPELRRETFEFVWRRVKEKYYDPQFNGVNWDEVREQYAPRVAAVKTDDELYALLNQMLGELRTSHFQIIPPSAYGEGREPSANSNDDPDEAGGDGDVGMEIRLVEGRPTILRVEPQSPAALARLRPGFIVTHINERPLSELVKQAASPSERPSLGHMMFREVVVARLSGPIGSTVRVRYLDQYDRVRSATLKRRQRPGEPVKFGELPVLSAELESKRLQHNIGYLRFNVFLMPLLPRIQQAIASFQDAPGIILDLRGNPGGVGAMAMSVARLFYTEPTTLGTMQTQQGQMKFTILPTQEQPAYRGPLVILVDEGSASTAEVLAGGMQENGRAIIVGHPSAGMVMPSVIEVLPIGARLQYAFADFKTPKGVLLEGRGVTPDVLVHLTRRELLAGYDPVVQKAVATLLKQQPATKVASASNQ